TACACTTTAagatgtgtgtttgagggttttTTATTTAACTTGGAGGACCATTGATGGGTTAAATGCTAGAAACGTGTGTGGTCTTTTATGCAAATGTCACTGAACATATCTCCATGTAAGACTTGTATGTGTTGGAAGAGGATGTACGTCTCTCTATGCCACCTTGGCAGTGTTACGAGGTTTTCTCTGATTGGTGCATCACGTTTCGCATTGTAAACACAATTTGAATTCAGAAACACCTGCCGAACACCATTTTCTGGTTTCATGTCTAGACAGAAAATTGCTGCTTTACTacattgtgatttttatctggaAGTCTGAAACTTTTAAGTGTGACACAGTATTGGAACGTTTATCTAAAGGGCCACAGCTTTAAATTACCTGCTGTCtgtatgatttttttgtttgtttgtttgtttgtttgtttgtttgaatggTGCTCTtggtaaataaaaaatagactttatttcagtttctgttttctttcctttgttaAATTCATACATGGACTGTATGTTGAACTTCTTTTTACTCTTTATCACTCATAACGTTTTCGTTATGTTTCGCTCTTCCTGGTGTTGGACTTTTTTTTACCATCTAAGTAACAAATGTGAAATTAGTTCATGTTGACAGTCACAGAATGTAAACATGACCATCAATCAGAGTGTTCAGGGATGTTGCAAAATTCAAAACTTTAATAAACATCCAAGAAAGGAAGAGAAAGTTATTAGATTTGTGAACGGGTTTTCAGTATGTTCCAAGACTAACTTATAACTTATTAcaagtaaaaattaaaaatgtttattgattattttattttattttattttttaatctttctcATAGTTTgctgtctgaaaaaaaaaaaaaaagattagtaTCAGTTGTTCATTATTCTGGTGGCCTGCATTTGGTTTTATAGGAAAAGCgcaggaagaaaaaacaaataaaatcagtGCTTTTGTTCAGTCTTACTGCCCCAAAACACCGGCCAAACCAAACCTTTCTATTGGTGTAAAGTTGTTTAAGGACACATTTAATGCTATAAAGTATACAGAAAAATGGACActtgcacttctttttctcaTGAAAAAGAAGTGCAAGTGTCCATTTTTCTGCATGATAAAGAAATATTGCTGcattagatgaaaaaaaaatctaccagcatgaataaatacatgtttaaattggacccagtggaggtggtgagtgacaggagaatggtggctaagctgtcatccctgttggacaacatctcccacctcacgcaggagactctgacagcactgagcagctccttcagtggcaggctgcggcacccacgatgTGGGACAGAGAGGTttcacaggtctttcctccccattcctgtcagactccacaacaaaaaCTTCACAActgaccaaacacacacatccacacatgtgcaatagcaataacactaagtgcaatactctttttcTGACAGCGTTGTatcttactcagttgtatatagtatttgtactctattttattctattgtatatagtattttattttattctattgtgtacagttgtgtacagtatcttattcttatcctattccagtgtttttctaatttttgctatgtaactttgcactgtccactttctgctgtaacaaaacaaatttcccacgtgtgggactaataaaggttatcttgtcttaataaaatgaaataaaataaaaatctatcgGTCATTAAGTGATGACGTAAATCCcgtttccgggtccaaactcctGTGTTCAATATGCCGCAGTGCTGTGTTCCTTTTTGTTTTAACCGATCTGAatcaaaaaaatacatgaatttgTCATTTCACCGCTTTCCTTGTGACgagaaagagaagaggaagTGGCTGCAAGTGATAAGGTGCGTTACAATTTTTAAGTGAATGAATAAACTTCTAAGATAAGCGCAAGTGTGGTCTTACTTTAGTTAGCTAATATAGCTAGCGTTGAACAATTAAAACCCGCTAGTAAAAgacaaaccatcctactttggcaaacCGTCCTACgtagtttatgcacatttctgctcTCACACAATAATTCCAGGATAAATTTATGTATGTATGACGGTTTGCCACTTAATTTTACCCATCAGAGGATGCTTGTAGCTCATATTTATAAAGGCAGGACGGTTTGGCACTTAATTCTATCCTTCAAAGTATGCTTTTATCTCATATTCACAAAGCTAGGACGGTTTGCCACTTAATTTTGTGTTGTGCGCGTGCACAGCACATGCGCAGAAACAACcggtaggatggattcccagaacacccTGGCTTTATAGGCTATGGATTTTATCATGTTTTCTTATTACGAAGATATCTCCGCGTTCTGGATGTCATTTCTATTTCTCCGAAGAGTGAAAGCTATGGGTCACTTCGCTATAGCTACACAGCTTTCCACTCTCGGAGGAATAAAAATGACATCCAAAACGCGATGATGTCTTCATAGTAAGAACACATTAAAATCCATAGCCTATGTGAGAGTTAATGACCAAAACAGAGACTTAACCCCCAAATTGTAAGCTAAATTTGTCAGCATTTATCTTTCTGTTAAGCTTAAAAgtgaataatacaaaaaaagagaaaagttttgTAAGATTAGAATCATTACGGTCACTGTTAAACATAACTAATGGAGGGCTACCATATGATGAAAAatttctctctccctttttAAACACTTCTACAGGCGTCATAACTTCACCCCAAACTGCAACTCAAGAGTCTGCAGCTGGCATTTCCCTCAAGGAAAAGCTGCAGGGCCAACAAGATTTGCATGGAACGAGGAGTCTTTTCACTTCCCAGACGAAGAACAACACCCTgttcataaaaagaaaaaagaacaggtCCCAGTTAGTGGTGAAAATCAGAGTGAAAGATCAGATGAGCTACATCATTCCAACAatgcagagacacagacagctACTGCAAGCTTCTCTTCCAGCAGTCTTCTGGTGCTAAAGATTGAGAATGACATGCTAAGAGAAGagaatgaaaagctaaaaaaagaATTAGAGAAACAGAAGCAGACTTTCTCGTTCAGTCAAATATCTGACAATCCTGAAAAAGTCCAGTACTATACTGGATTGCCTGATGCTGCTACTGTCCTATTTTTAGAATCCCTTCTTTCCAAATTTGAGCTCAAATATCATTCTGGTTGGACAGTCCAAAtgttgcccatagtggaccaGTTATTGCTAACCCTAATGAAGCTCAAACTTAATTGTGGCCATGTAGACCTTGCGACAAGGTTTAACTGCAGCACAGCCACAGTAACAAACATTTTCACAACAATTGTTAGTGCACTGTATGACATTTTATATGTTGGCATGTTGGAAAAAAACATCCCCTCAAGAGCCGAGAATCAGACATCGCTTCCAGATTGCTTCCAGCCATTTCCTAACTGCAGGATTGTGCTTGACTGCACAGAAGTTTCTGTTTCTAGCACAGAGAGTCTTGGCACACAAAGTCATTTGTATAGCCAGCGCAAAGGACGAATCATACTAAAGGCTCTACTTGGTGTGGCTCCAAATGGTGTAATAACCTTTGCAAGCAACTTGTACGGTGGAAGAGCCTCAGATAAGGCCATAACAGCTGAATGTGGAGTACTGCGACATTTACAACCAGGTGACATGGTCATTGCAGATAAAGACTTCACAATTCAGGACATCCTCCCAGAGGGGGTCTCTCTGAACACCCCGTCTTTCCACGTCAGCGGACAGTTCACACAGCAGGAAGTGAACAATAACAGGCTGATCTCCTGTGCAAGAGCACATGTAGCGCATTCAATTCAAAGACTGAAACGTTTCTCAATTTTGGATCTCGTCCCACATCACTacagaaaaaatattaataagatactgaaagtatgtgtgtgtcttaCAAATTTACAAACTCCTGTTATCCATGAATTAGACCAGTGAAAGTGCAGAGGCAAAATTACATGGTGTCACTGTCGAAATACTTGTGGACCCGACAGTACAACTGTTGAATacgtttatttttattgtttgtacCTTTTAAGTGTTCTGGAATGTTTTGTGTATATAGTCAGGAAGttacatcattaaaaaaaccaacaacttaGTTGCATAGTTTCAAGTTGAGAATTTTCAGTTGTAATTGGTAAAATGTTTAATTGTACTCTAATTGGGGTTTTTTCATCAATGGTTTGTTATATTGCTCATTTCATTCCAGCCTCCTGATTACTGCTTACTTGTTTTGCCGataattttcattaaaaataggGACTACAAGATAAATGTGTTACTCTTTGTTTTCTGAACAGTTTTTGCCCAAAGCATTTTCTTGGTAAAATCAAAACTTAATTTTAAGAATTTATCTGAATATATTTACAAATTCATAGCTGCGATAGACTGTTGGGTAAAAGAACATTTCCAAAGTTTCAATGTTAACAGCCCAAGTTTGTTCTCTATCAACAGGCAAGATTACAAAGTCACATGGAGTCCAAACAATAAAGTGACAGCTGTTGGTCCCTGTGAGATGTAGGTTCCTCTGTAGTTGTGATGCTTTTTTAATACCAGGGAATCACTTGCCTCATCCAGTTGTAGGAAAAAGTCCTTCCTTTCTGCAGCCTGCAAGACAGTTTTGGTTCTGGCTGACCATGGGCATTTCACCTCAATGATGGAGTCATCAGAGACTGTCTCATCTGGAGAACTGCCAAGCAGGCCACTGTTGGATAAAAACAGTCCCCTCTCCTCAACAACTGCACCAGTACAGTCAGTGTACAGCTGCCTTTGGGGATGAGAATATCACTTAGTTATAAATGCATTCTTAGAAGCACAGACCCGTTTTTACTAACAACTTACTGTTAGGTTGTACTGGCCAAGAGTCTTAAATAAGGAAGGAGGGTATGAGCTCTGCTGGACTGTACCCAGGACCAAACCTAAGTTGCTGGCTATGATTCTCTTCTTGTGATATGCTGCCCttttattaagaaaaacaaattaagagAGACGGTTCACTCAAACTTCTTGCTTAACACCTAACAGAATTAATTTCAAGGcaccttttttaatttttttttttttatcacaataCATTCTTTGTTTGCCCAACTGTTGCTTCCTCAACCTGTTTCTTCTCTTCCGCAGTCACAGTCAGTTATGCCAGTACATAGCAAGCCTTGTCTTCTGCTTGGGCAAAACTGAGGTTCCTCAGCAATCCATCAAATGTCTTGGCTGGTAAAGTCTAGATTtaaagcaaaaggaaaaacaaatacaatgtGAAAAGGTTTTAATGGGACCAAGAATGTTTGAgcacagagtagaaaaagtagAGTATAGAATAtacaaaatacatataaaattaaagTGGGGATAGTGAAGACAGTCTGATGTCTGTAGTTTACAAGAGTTCACATACACGTATAATTCATTCCATGTATTAAGGTAAATATCAAATTACCCGAGGCCCTTCTGGACTCAAAATCAACCTCATCCCAGTAAAACGCCCATGTTTTGATAGAGATGCCAGTGCCCATTCTTTGTCCTCCTGGGTGACAGGTCTTTTCATTCcagctgaaaaaataaaacaaaaaatatttcttaGTAATCGAAATAAGTAGTAATCTAAACAAGTAATAATTTCAAGGTCAGATGCTATACCCAGGATTTATTTAGGACTATTCACTTCAAGACTGTTCACttaaatgacattttttgaTGACGACTACGTGTGTGTCTCAATATAAAGCACAATGCTTTACATAAAATTAAGAAAACAATTAGAACAAAGAGAGAATTTTAAATAATGACTGACCTTGTGCAGTTGATGGTGTCATCTCAGACACTCTTGGCAGCAATTTCTTTTGCTTTCACACACGTTCCATGTCAGTGTGAGACACATTCTTCTCCACCTAAATCAACATTGGCACTTATCTTTGCCAATCAGACACTCACTGGAGCTGAATCTCACTGACTGACCCTCAACATGCACCCGTATTGAAAGCAAATTAATGCTTACCCCACACATTATAACAAACACCGGCAGTGCTGCTGTGTGTACCGGTACCACTGTAGCTAGCCAATGGGCAGGAAGATAATCTCAACTTGGCTAACATAACTAACTCTCCAAAATCTCCCTGTTTTGTAGATTTCCATCTTGGTTTACTTCCACTGTTATAGCAGtgctgtatgcatgtgtgttttatgAACTACATCAGCCAGTACAGAACATATCATGTTTAATCATCAGCTAGCTAGCTTACCCCTAAGCCTTCTTTTTACTGCCTAATAATACCACCTGGGAGAATAGATACACTGACCACTTTATTAGAGTTGAAAGAATTAAGGCCCTTTTAACCCTAATTGGTGCCTTGCTAAAGAAGGAGGTAATTGTAAACAAAGTTACTGGTTCTGCCATCGTTGTTTAttctagagatggcacgataccacttttttatgtccgataccgatatcataaatttggatatctgccgataccgatatgaatccgatatggtgtattttataatcaatgaaacacttttttaaatatcttgctgcattttgtataagttcatactcaagtttaaaaaacaaacaaaaaaacactaaaactattctgttatacctgtatgtaaaaaatacactgcacccaaaatttTTCATAGTTCAagaatactgatcaatctaataaacttaaacctacaccatcctccctattctggtattttaaagagtacttagcagaaatattaaacaaccttactaatagggttgccaactcccagcaaaaaaaaaaaaagggaaccaccccctGCCCTCGGCCTCGTGATGTTTAATTGACATaatcaaatttaatttaatgcatgtgtaaaaaaaatgcacagaaatcaattatttttctacaataattaaacagaattgcagactgcagagatggtaccttcccaaaggaaaaagtactatagcttactacgGTATATATTACACTTAGTAGTTACTATtgacagtaatggacttctatacattttacatcagattaaaactgggtgtaagattcagataatttttttattaagctagactttttaaatgagaataagaaagaaaagtatttctttgtgcccccctttccctgttaatgccctaccgcccccctggcaaaactttgctagacccgcccctgcacagttaccagccgtcagctacgtagaaaaagatcctggtgtagaaagtaatattaaataaattctaacaacagcttatcaagcttaaacgcgctgctgttgttcagccgctggtttcctctttctggtgcaaagtgggccatgATCaactgatcattgatcagtttcatgattgaagtagcaacaggagagggagggagagagaagaggcagtcgctccatatatcggttgttaagcttaacgcgggAATGCttcacaaacattcagagatgaacttacacacttgctttacttctctctgggataacgttcttggagatgaaatgccggtttggtagcgaggtTCCAACTGCTCAACCAGACTGCCGAGAGGTCTCGCACGCCACAGCCGCTttatcacgtgacgcatactgttccgacgtgctaaggttatgagctgagttacgccatgtcgcaagtttttggaggtgcttttgtgatatttaatggatcggattacattttttatttctctctgatatctgatccagtaatttaggtcagtatcggactgaTACCGAtatgtaatatcggatcggtccatctctagtttatTCAAGAGCATTTGGACCCGGAAATGTCAGCTACGTCACCCGTAACATCGAACTTAACAACCAGATTGTAACCAGTAAAAAATAGGAATTTTACTGggttttaattgttattgtttatCTATTAATTAAATACTTTGGCATCATATGTATGGCATTGATGGAAGTCTTAACAGCAGGACACGCTGTAAAACTTATGAAAACACAATTAAATGTCAAAAATATAACACTTCCttcaaaaactgcaaaaaaccttCAGTGGGCCGGATAGGAGTCTGCCGGGCCGATTTTGggccccgggccttatgtttgacactctTGGTCCAACACAAATGACCCTGGCTGCAGAGTAGAGCGCCAGCTGGGATCTTCCCGCCCACGTGGGGGCGCTGCACGAGCTGTCTCCCGCTCCACGTACCCCCGGCAGCAGCCCGGTTGCTACGTCACCACATTTCACCGAATACGATGCAACAGCGTGGAAAAGCGTAAAGGTGTTCTCCTGGCGGCCCACAGACACAGTAAGTTGAATGAAAAGTGGAATAAAGTGCATCTCTGTGTCAGTATTAGTAACCCGGCTGCTGAGCTACAGAGGGTTTTTGTAGCAAACGGTGACTGAGAGCCTTCCGGCCGACTTacttgaatgttttttttgcttatttgttttCCTGTGTGATGCTGAAATGTGCGCGTTTAGAGGCAAAATGAGGGAAGCTGCTCTCCTGCTCACACACTGCCTGCTTGCGTGTCTCCTCCTGAGCTCCAGCCAGGCGGCCAGACAAGGACAGGACCTCAGATGTGGAGGTGAGTAACCGGTTTGACGCGGAGCCTCGGCCGCACGCACAAAGAAAAGTCCTTATCTAATCGGTGTCTGACTTCTGCACCCACACTCCACCTCCCCTCCTCAGCCTGCAGGGCTCTGGTAGACGAGATGGAGTGGGCCATCTCCCAGATAGACCCCAAGAAAATGATCCAGACGGGATCTTTCAGGATCAATCCAGATGGGAGTCAGTCCATCAGAGAGGTGAGGCTGCAGTAGCAGAGCCACGTTGTAGTCTGGGTTCAGCCCCCACTGTAGACTACATCATAAGTACACAGTGTTGACCACAAAACAGGGCCAAACTTTTATAGAAAGCATCGCCTGCCTCTGAAGGCCATCatctcattttaaagatatCAGTTAGTTTCAGTGGGTTGGCAATAAAAATAACTTCTGAACTCTGACACCACCAGGTTCCTCTGGCACGCTCAGAAGGAAACCTCCTGGAGATGATGGAGAGCATATGCGAGAGGATGGGGGACTACGGCGAGCGCACGGATCCCTCCACAAACAGGAAGTCGTACGTCAGGATCAAGTCTCGGAGCGGCGAGGCCATGGACCTGTCAGACGCCTCGCTGGATTCAAGGgttacagccagcttgaagttCGCAGTGAGTATAGTTTTTCCCACTTAGACCTCCAGCACAACCCAAGGAAAtgcacagaaaaacagacaaagggTGTGGTTTAAGTGTGTATTTTTCCTTTGTTGTTCAGTGTGAAACAATAGTGGAACAGCACGAGGATGAAATCATCGAATTCTTCGCTCATGAAACGGACAACGTTAAAGACAAACTGTGCAGCAAAAGGACAGGTAGGTTGAGACCAAATGCATCAAcctgcaaacatttctttctgttCTGATGTTCCCCATGCGCTCAGCTGTTAATTCACTGTGTTTTCTGTGCTGTGTGTCCCGCAGACCTCTGTGACCACGCTCTAAAAATGACCCACGATGAGCTTTGATGTCCTCTCGTCGTAGCGACCGTCTCTCATCAGCTCAAATGGAGACTTCTGGGTGCTGTAGTGTTTTCAGTTGCCACTTATCACCTGTTTGTGTCAGGGCAGTGGGACAAGCTGTCTAAAAATCCTTGTgataagaaataaaaaacaaaaagcattacTCCTGTGATCATGGAGACTGTGAGGACCACTCTgctactcttttttttcttttttggggttAATATCTCATTTTATGTGATACTGTAAGTTATTAAAAAGGCTCTTATTGGTCTTCTCTGGATAAAAACTGTGAAGCTGTAAAAATGAATTTGGACTTTATGTGGAGATATGACTAAATTTGGCTGGGTGGTCCTCAAGCACTCATTCACGCATGATGGAAAAACTCTCCTGAAGTTGAATCAAAGTGAGGCTGAAAGAAGTTGGCCTGCTCTTAAATTAAACTGCTATATAATGATAAGTGTCACTTTCAAGTTCAAGCTTTAGAAGAGTTTTTCATGCTCATCAGTATTTATTTAACTGTCCATGATCACAGGATTAACCGATACCAGTTTGATTCTCCTTCTTTAATTCCTCCATGAGATACTCGTTCAGGTAAAACGAAAAGTTAAGGGCCATGATTTTAAAAGTACATCATGTAAAAGTAACTTCAGATACGGTTTCACTGTAGTTCGAGCGATAACGTGGCTTCATCACCAAACAAACATTTCCCAGGTAGTTTACCCCGTCCAACAGCAGCGTGCTCTCAGCAGTATGTTTTATTTCTCCTAAATTAATTTGGCTAAAAGACTCAGTGTGGTTAATCTGTTGGATTATTACAAGAAATGTCTTCAGGTGTTGAAGTACACAACATTTGCACAATTAGTATCCACATTGGCTTCCTGTGCATTAATTTACTGCTTAACCGCCAGTGACTTTAAAACACTCCTACTGCTAAATAAACTGCCTGCATCTTCTCAAGTTAAAACCTCTCACATGCTGCTGACAGAGCAGAACGATTATCCTCACATGCTCGTCCACACGAAACTTCTTTGCTCATTGTTTCACATTACCTCGGAGTTAAACACTACCGAAACCAGCTGTGATTTACTTGAGCTCGAGAATTGAGATGGTAGCAAAGTTTAGATTTCCTGGCTTTGTAATAAAACTGACCTCCTGCATAACCCCACTAGAGTGTGCTGTAGGCAGCAGTGTAAGTACACCAGTGCTGTACAGCCACAGTAGAAAGATCAGGAAGTATTTTTGGTGTCATTGTGTGAAAATGAATTTTTCGTTTTGTGATCATTCTCCTCAGATGtctttttaatataaaatttGTACATTTTCTGACTCTGTCTTGTCTTCAGTGaatggaaatttttttttttttttttttttaccacatcAGCACTACTCGATCCTTTCAACATCAGCTTTGTTTCAAGGATGATCTTATCCTTAATTTTCCCTTGAATTTTGATGATAATCATCTGTTTGACTGCATATAACCCACATACAGTTTGAGCTTAAATAGTGTTGAAATTTGGGAACACACAATAACCATGAAAGCAGTTCCTGAactatttgtctttttttttttttttaaacagttattattatttaaagttttaatacctataattaaaacacacacagacacactagATTCTAACTACATCagagatttgtgtctcctcccaggaTCAGCACTTGTTAGGCATGTATGTAAACCATTACACTAATATGTAAAAAGAGTATTTAGGGATTAGTGGTTAAAAACGGCTCCGGTTAGTAGCCTCGGAATATAAACCTGAATGAAGATCATGAAAGATTTTCTGACCTTGGAAAAAGGTAATCAGTCGATCCATTTAGTAGCTGTTTCAGAAATTTTATTCACATCACACCATCAAACTTTACAAGTTTATCTAGTTGCAGTAAAAATGCAAACGTTTgaatttatgtttttgtaaCTATAGAAAAATATTTCAGGAAGGAAAAGCTCTCCTCTTCCCCGTCTTCCTTTAAAGACCTCAGAAATCTTTAAAGGAAACAACCTAAACATCTTAGTTTTTTATGCACTCCATGTCTATTTACATTCACTACACACCTCTGTTATGACTCTATTATTACCATAAAACCACTCCTTTTAAATCACCAAATTTTACAGTCTTTGCTTATGACTATTTTCGTTTTCTCACAACTGCACAAAGCTATCTCTGGAAATAGACACAGACAagaaaaagtacaataaaatgtaaaatcctTTAAAGGTAAACTGTAGTAAAATAGCCTAAATAAAgagcttttaaatatttttgtcaaATAGAGGGGTCTCTGTAACAGTGGTCCCCAGACATCCAAACTAAAATCTCTAAGGTGATGccgaaataaagaaaaaaaacatctgtttctgaaaatgtctgctgtgaaatgtaatagaaatacaaatttaTGTTTGACTGCGTGTTTAACGCCTTGGACCAGCTCTTTGATTATTGTTATGTTAGAGCTCTATAACCTCGCACTCGACCTCAGTTTCCACGATCTCTGCTGCACACTCTGAACTCAAACAAGGCTCGTTTGTGTCtgcctcatcttcctcctcctcttttcctcccTCAGCCTCGTTGTTTACTTCACTAGAGTAATGCAGCTCTTCTTCAGCTGTCTTAAACACCTCACTCTCTTTCTCGGTTCTGTGCTCCATCTCTGCGTCACATGCTATTTCCTCTGCTTCGTTCTCATCTGCTCCAATAACAGTGTCTCCAGAGCCGTggctgctggtgctgctgcaggACAGCGTGTCTTCCTCTGTGTCCCCTCGTACCTCTTTGTGATCATGCTGGATGTCTCCCACCTCTGCACACTCCTCTGAAACCTGTTGCTCGACTTCATCAAAAGCAACCTTTTCAGAGGTCGTATCTGCAGCCACGTTCTCGCCTAAGTTCTCTGGATCCCACAACTCGGTCACCTCTTCCTCTTCATTCTCAGAGTCAGGTGCTGTGTGCTTTCTAATGCGGTTTACCACATCCCACAGCGAATTTGGATACTGTAACACTTGTTTGTGCGCCTCAGATTGGAGAAAGTCAGGGGAGAGAGACAAAATTTCCTCTTCGTAAGGAGGAGTACAGCTTGGAGGCAGGACAGGGGATGATTCAGAGAAAGAGGAGGGTGAAGCCTCTGGGGAAACTGGAGGAGGGAGAGATTCCGGGatgccaacagcagcagcagtgtcagGATGTAGGGGTGATGTATCCAAAAGAGAAACACACTCGCATTCAAACGTTGGCTGTGGAGGAGAGGGAAGCTGAGGGAGGAAGAGCTCATCTAAAGGTGACAGAGACACCTCGCAGTCTGCAGCCAAGGGAGGAGAAGAATTAGACAGATCAGTCTGTGGGTCAACATCCTGCAAAATTTCAATCTCTGTTTCACTTTGAGAGTCTGAAGAGTTGTTTTTGCACAATATCTGTTCCCTAATGTCTACAGGAAGTTCATCTGAGTTCATCTGTAACTCATTTTCAGTCATGTGACTCTCTTTTATACAAAAAACATCCTCATCTTGGCCACAATCAAGTTGTTGTTGAAGGACTTTGGCCTCTGTTTGACCTGCATTTTCCTCACATTCTTCATCTACTTCAGACGACTCTGCTGGAAGGCCTTCTTCAGGTTGTTCTTCACTCACATGACTCTCCTTTAAGCACAAAACACCCTCAGTTTGGACACTTTCAAGATTTTGCTGCAAACTGTTGATGTCGTTTTCTTCCAAAGGCCTGATCGACTCCTCGTCAGCTCCATTATTTTGTTGCTCATCATTGACGCAGGCAGCATCATCC
This genomic interval from Oreochromis niloticus isolate F11D_XX linkage group LG5, O_niloticus_UMD_NMBU, whole genome shotgun sequence contains the following:
- the LOC100690178 gene encoding uncharacterized protein LOC100690178, with protein sequence MPQCCVPFCFNRSESKKYMNLSFHRFPCDEKEKRKWLQVIRRHNFTPNCNSRVCSWHFPQGKAAGPTRFAWNEESFHFPDEEQHPVHKKKKEQVPVSGENQSERSDELHHSNNAETQTATASFSSSSLLVLKIENDMLREENEKLKKELEKQKQTFSFSQISDNPEKVQYYTGLPDAATVLFLESLLSKFELKYHSGWTVQMLPIVDQLLLTLMKLKLNCGHVDLATRFNCSTATVTNIFTTIVSALYDILYVGMLEKNIPSRAENQTSLPDCFQPFPNCRIVLDCTEVSVSSTESLGTQSHLYSQRKGRIILKALLGVAPNGVITFASNLYGGRASDKAITAECGVLRHLQPGDMVIADKDFTIQDILPEGVSLNTPSFHVSGQFTQQEVNNNRLISCARAHVAHSIQRLKRFSILDLVPHHYRKNINKILKVCVCLTNLQTPVIHELDQ
- the cnpy2 gene encoding protein canopy homolog 2 isoform X1, producing MCAFRGKMREAALLLTHCLLACLLLSSSQAARQGQDLRCGACRALVDEMEWAISQIDPKKMIQTGSFRINPDGSQSIREVPLARSEGNLLEMMESICERMGDYGERTDPSTNRKSYVRIKSRSGEAMDLSDASLDSRVTASLKFACETIVEQHEDEIIEFFAHETDNVKDKLCSKRTDLCDHALKMTHDEL
- the cnpy2 gene encoding protein canopy homolog 2 isoform X2, coding for MREAALLLTHCLLACLLLSSSQAARQGQDLRCGACRALVDEMEWAISQIDPKKMIQTGSFRINPDGSQSIREVPLARSEGNLLEMMESICERMGDYGERTDPSTNRKSYVRIKSRSGEAMDLSDASLDSRVTASLKFACETIVEQHEDEIIEFFAHETDNVKDKLCSKRTDLCDHALKMTHDEL